In Streptococcus uberis, a single window of DNA contains:
- the ccrZ gene encoding cell cycle regulator CcrZ, whose product MTVTEDELTLTPLRGNSGKAYKGTYPNGDQVFIKLNTTPILPALAKEQIAPQLLWAKRMGNGDMMSAQEWLDGRILTRQDMNSKQIIHILVRLHKSKQLVNQLLQLNYKIENPYDLIADFEQNAPLQIQQNTYLQGIVKELKRSMPEFRADVATIVHGDIKHSNWVITTSGMIYLCDWDSVRLTDRMYDVAYLLTHYIPKSRWSDWLSYYGYKNNEKVMNKIYWYGQLSYLTQILRCFDKRDMEHVNQEIYNLRKFKESFRKK is encoded by the coding sequence AATAGTGGTAAAGCCTATAAAGGGACCTATCCAAATGGGGATCAGGTTTTTATTAAGCTTAATACAACTCCAATTCTACCCGCCTTGGCAAAAGAACAGATTGCTCCTCAGTTACTTTGGGCAAAACGTATGGGTAACGGGGATATGATGAGCGCTCAAGAATGGTTAGATGGTCGTATCTTGACACGTCAAGATATGAATAGTAAACAAATCATTCATATTTTAGTGCGACTACACAAATCTAAACAGTTGGTTAATCAATTATTGCAACTGAATTATAAAATCGAAAATCCTTATGATTTAATTGCGGACTTTGAGCAAAATGCTCCACTGCAAATTCAACAAAACACTTATTTACAAGGTATTGTAAAAGAATTGAAAAGGAGTATGCCAGAATTTAGAGCTGATGTTGCAACCATTGTTCATGGTGACATCAAGCATAGTAACTGGGTTATTACCACAAGTGGAATGATTTATCTCTGTGATTGGGATTCTGTAAGGTTAACTGACAGGATGTATGATGTTGCCTATCTCTTAACGCACTATATTCCTAAATCAAGATGGTCAGATTGGTTGTCTTATTACGGTTATAAAAACAATGAAAAAGTGATGAATAAGATTTATTGGTATGGCCAACTATCTTACTTAACACAAATATTAAGATGTTTTGATAAACGTGATATGGAGCATGTCAACCAAGAGATTTATAATCTCCGTAAGTTTAAAGAGAGTTTTAGAAAGAAATAA